A genomic stretch from Solenopsis invicta isolate M01_SB chromosome 15, UNIL_Sinv_3.0, whole genome shotgun sequence includes:
- the LOC105195523 gene encoding coiled-coil domain-containing protein 186 isoform X2, with protein MGENSEPFGDETDLAVEYDRVDSPSRHDLRPLEREITQDSISQVKEDHRESNMFESQRDSALLGKNNREVKSNCSIDNINSCITFEEDKFITDVKLQTCQLSSSESRLSYDVEPICHSLSQCSSASLPMIPISDLYLVRNKANVFENDVHTQGDIATTCTEEETLFNRSSEMKNSSSDLQYSINEKFIKAHQNDLTEDKDDKNYVKEQIAENSISETKQFCEETIDSSLRTNDNKAMIERSQVEVNACKNISNSLTSSLSINARGSISRPTLIDDSKLVKMSLLTNPMNIMQSNVQLLNKSRNFLNFITEKSTNIMEKALLPQHLAMKYNHISKSVESDAAGFCTGSSFTDVLTSRLDTDSSTIRNDTVSCTVIKQNHENEDSLDSVINNEEINSSACMKENKTYDNSGGQLLHNNDLKSKVVSDERKYHVFKNNDMRLDCDVINERVRRDVSSVETDENDELYDDMCKEDSLGINTLTDSNILKCGSEHPSYLALLEDYTTLKFRHLKLLERMEYLKKLNRSSNNSCQETETNADALISQVENLEKTVNKLTTDLNASLDAQETLKKERAVFNREKEDMVMKYVTSEKQLIDTQRAKDSMERKVKELLKDQELLQNKLRQTQGERARICNILDGKCREVTDLQKEMESLKENVKSKEIKLKWTQTKLKTEMESQKDTQQKLDKALMKINDMKEECEQIRRETQESFRKFQQSEENKAVTLDQQLKEHQARLILERHVTEDKETLRLQLQKELETLKSKQQNLIEENKKLILKVQESEKIRLNHENDLSDLRIIADQRQQQIAELLDKVSQFETLKLQLQHKEERVVSTEAKLQQLQSINEELQSDMQACRQKEADMLDFTQKLTDKNVRLQSEFIAIQTKTSHLESEQGPLRDCINQLTSRVKTLEEELMQERKKRREECEILAKHVAEQTQLAQNLAQKLEDSQGENAVLKRKDQTFIKEMTRELQQCRKKLEMYESTSPSNSLDIASRTGSNTSLAGDTPNDALSDNNANNDQINCIELNKQVLMDRIIKLQDINVKRAEKLDFLKEHTQTLVEDIQKKEKIIQYYILHQNFGALTCNERDRYKAELGRRGGIMASVYNHRVSDENMTLELSLEINQKLQAVLEDALLKNIILKDNIDTLGKEIANLTMQYQQKQINN; from the exons ATGGGCGAGAATTCGGAGCCCTTCGGGGACGAGACGGATCTCGCCGTGGAGTATGATCGGGTTGACTCGCCCTCGAGACACGACCTTCGTCCTCTTGAAAGAG AAATAACACAAGATAGTATTTCGCAAGTTAAAGAAGATCATCGTGAAAGCAACATGTTTGAAAGTCAAAGGGACTCGGCATTATTAGGGAAGAATAACCGAGAAGTGAAATCAAATTGTTCGATAGACAATATAAACTCATGCATCACTTTTGAAGAGGATAAATTCATCACTGACGTCAAACTTCAGACTTGCCAGTTGTCCAGCAGCGAGAGTCGCCTCTCGTATGACGTTGAACCTATTTGCCATTCACTCTCTCAATGTTCGAGTGCTTCTTTACCCATGATACCAATTTCGGATTTGTACTTAGTCAGAAATAAAGctaatgtatttgaaaatgatGTACATACCCAGGGCGATATAGCAACGACTTGCACCGAGGAAGAGACTCTATTCAATCGCTCAAGCGAGATGAAAAATTCTTCGTCAGATTTGCAATATTCCATAAACGAAAAGTTTATTAAAGCACATCAGAATGATTTAACAGAAGATaaagatgataaaaattatgttaaagaaCAGATTGCAGAAAATAGTATATCCGAAACGAAACAATTTTGCGAAGAAACAATAGATTCGTCATTACGGACGAACGATAATAAAGCTATGATCGAGCGAAGTCAAGTTGAAGTGAATGCATGTAAGAACATATCGAATTCTTTGACTTCATCACTAAGTATTAATGCACGAGGTTCAATATCACGACCGACCCTGATCGACGATAGTAAACTTGTAAAAATGTCTCTTCTGACGAACCCGATGAATATAATGCAATCGAACGTTCAGCTTTTAAATAAGAGCCGtaactttttaaactttatcaCGGAAAAGTCGACAAACATCATGGAAAAGGCTCTATTGCCACAGCACCTGGCAATGAAATATAATCACATATCGAAATCTGTCGAGAGCGATGCCGCGGGATTTTGTACCGGATCTTCCTTTACTGATGTACTGACGTCTAGATTAGATACCGATTCTTCAACAATACGGAACGATACGGTCAGTTGTACAGTTATAAAACAAAATCACGAAAACGAGGATAGCTTGGATAGTGTGATAAACAATGAGGAGATAAATTCGTCTGCgtgtatgaaagaaaataagaCGTACGATAACTCTGGAGGACAGTTGTTACATAATAACGAtcttaaaagtaaagtagtatCAGACGAGAGAAAGTAtcatgtatttaaaaacaatgacaTGAGATTAGATTGTGATGTAATCAATGAGCGAGTAAGACGCGACGTATCGTCGGTAGAAACGGACGAAAATGACGAGTTGTATGATGACATGTGTAAGGAAGACTCGCTTGGTATTAATACTTTAAcagattcaaatattttaaaatgcggCTCTGAACATCCGTCATATCTCGCCCTATTAGAGGATTACACCACTTTAAAATTTAGACACTTGAAGCTACTTGAGAGAATGGAATATTTAAAGAAGTTAAATCGATCGAGTAATAATTCGTGTCAAGAGACCGAAACAAATGCAGATGCACTTATTTCGCAAGTGGAGAATTTGGAGAAGACTGTAAATAAATTAACGACCGATCTGAACGCGTCGCTAGACGCGCAGGAGACTCTGAAGAAGGAACGCGCCGTGTTTAATAGGGAGAAGGAAGATATGGTTATGAAATATGTAACTAGCGAAAAACAGTTAATTGATACACAAAG AGCGAAGGATTCTATGGAACGTAAAGTTAAAGAACTCTTAAAAGATCAGGAATTACTGCAAAACAAATTGCGACAAACGCAGGGTGAGCGCGCGAGAATATGCAATATCTTAGATGGAAAATGTCGCGAGGTAACCGATCTtcaaaaagaaatggaaagttTGAAGGAGAACGTTAAATCAAAGGAGATCAAACTAAAGTGGACACAGACGAAACTTAAAACCGAAATGGAGTCGCAAAAGGATACTCAACAAAAATTAGACAAAGCTCtg ATGAAAATAAACGATATGAAAGAGGAGTGTGAGCAGATACGCCGTGAAACGCAGGAGTCGTTTCGTAAATTTCAGCAATCCGAAGAGAATAAAGCTGTAACATTGGACCAGCAGCTGAAAGAACATCAGGCGCGTTTGATTTTGGAGAGGCACGTTACGGAGGACAAGGAGACGCTGAGGCTTCAGTTGCAAAAGGAGCTAGAAACACTAAAGTCCaagcagcaaaatttaattgaagaaaataagaAGCTTATTCTAAAGGTACAAGAGTCTGAGAAAATTCGATTAAATCATGAAAATGATTTGAGTGATTTGAGAATCATCGCAGATCAACGTCAGCAACAAATCGCCGAGTTATTAGACAAAGTCTCTCAGtttgaaacattaaaattacaattgcaaCA TAAAGAAGAGCGTGTAGTATCGACTGAAGCAAAATTGCAGCAATTGCAATCGATTAATGAGGAACTACAATCTGACATGCAGGCGTGTCGCCAGAAGGAGGCGGATATGTTAGACTTTACACAAAAGCTGACGGACAAAAATGTGCGTCTTCAGTCGGAGTTTATCGCGATTCAAACGAAAACAAGTCATCTTGAATCCGAGCAAGGACCGCTACGTGACTGCATTAACCAATTAACTAGTAGAGTGAAAACTTTGGAGGAAGAGTTAATGCAAGAACGAAAAAAACGGAGAGAAGAATGCGAAATTTTAGCTAAACATGTCGCAGAGCAGACTCAACTCGCGCAGAATTTGGCTCAGAAGCTGGAAGACAGTCAGGGTGAGAATGCAGTATTAAAGAGGAAAGACCAAACTTTTATAAAGGAAATGACACGGGAATTGCAACAGTGtcgtaaaaaattggaaatgtaCGAATCTACATCTCCTAGTAATTCATTGGATATTGCATCCAGGACTGGATCTAACACTTCCCTAGCAG gtGATACACCGAACGATGCCTTATCAGATAACAACGCTAATAATGATCAAATCAATTGTATAGAACTTAATAAGCAAGTACTAATGGATCGCATCATCAAACTGcaagatataaatgtaaaaagggCTGAAAAGttggattttttaaaagaacacACACAGACATTAGTCGAAGACatacagaaaaaagaaaaaataatacaatattatattttacatcaaAACTTTGGGGCTTTAACGTGTAATGAAAGAGACAGATACAag GCAGAATTAGGACGACGCGGAGGTATAATGGCATCTGTTTATAATCACAGAGTTTCAGATGAAAATATGACATTAGAACTTTCTTTAGAAATAAACCAAAAGTTACAAGCGGTTCTCGAAGacgcattattaaaaaacattattttaaag GACAATATTGATACGTTAGGTAAAGAGATAGCAAACTTAACAATGCAGTATCagcaaaaacaaattaataattaa
- the LOC105195523 gene encoding coiled-coil domain-containing protein 186 isoform X3 produces the protein MFESQRDSALLGKNNREVKSNCSIDNINSCITFEEDKFITDVKLQTCQLSSSESRLSYDVEPICHSLSQCSSASLPMIPISDLYLVRNKANVFENDVHTQGDIATTCTEEETLFNRSSEMKNSSSDLQYSINEKFIKAHQNDLTEDKDDKNYVKEQIAENSISETKQFCEETIDSSLRTNDNKAMIERSQVEVNACKNISNSLTSSLSINARGSISRPTLIDDSKLVKMSLLTNPMNIMQSNVQLLNKSRNFLNFITEKSTNIMEKALLPQHLAMKYNHISKSVESDAAGFCTGSSFTDVLTSRLDTDSSTIRNDTVSCTVIKQNHENEDSLDSVINNEEINSSACMKENKTYDNSGGQLLHNNDLKSKVVSDERKYHVFKNNDMRLDCDVINERVRRDVSSVETDENDELYDDMCKEDSLGINTLTDSNILKCGSEHPSYLALLEDYTTLKFRHLKLLERMEYLKKLNRSSNNSCQETETNADALISQVENLEKTVNKLTTDLNASLDAQETLKKERAVFNREKEDMVMKYVTSEKQLIDTQRAKDSMERKVKELLKDQELLQNKLRQTQGERARICNILDGKCREVTDLQKEMESLKENVKSKEIKLKWTQTKLKTEMESQKDTQQKLDKALMKINDMKEECEQIRRETQESFRKFQQSEENKAVTLDQQLKEHQARLILERHVTEDKETLRLQLQKELETLKSKQQNLIEENKKLILKVQESEKIRLNHENDLSDLRIIADQRQQQIAELLDKVSQFETLKLQLQHKEERVVSTEAKLQQLQSINEELQSDMQACRQKEADMLDFTQKLTDKNVRLQSEFIAIQTKTSHLESEQGPLRDCINQLTSRVKTLEEELMQERKKRREECEILAKHVAEQTQLAQNLAQKLEDSQGENAVLKRKDQTFIKEMTRELQQCRKKLEMYESTSPSNSLDIASRTGSNTSLAGDTPNDALSDNNANNDQINCIELNKQVLMDRIIKLQDINVKRAEKLDFLKEHTQTLVEDIQKKEKIIQYYILHQNFGALTCNERDRYKHIKSRRDRAELGRRGGIMASVYNHRVSDENMTLELSLEINQKLQAVLEDALLKNIILKDNIDTLGKEIANLTMQYQQKQINN, from the exons ATGTTTGAAAGTCAAAGGGACTCGGCATTATTAGGGAAGAATAACCGAGAAGTGAAATCAAATTGTTCGATAGACAATATAAACTCATGCATCACTTTTGAAGAGGATAAATTCATCACTGACGTCAAACTTCAGACTTGCCAGTTGTCCAGCAGCGAGAGTCGCCTCTCGTATGACGTTGAACCTATTTGCCATTCACTCTCTCAATGTTCGAGTGCTTCTTTACCCATGATACCAATTTCGGATTTGTACTTAGTCAGAAATAAAGctaatgtatttgaaaatgatGTACATACCCAGGGCGATATAGCAACGACTTGCACCGAGGAAGAGACTCTATTCAATCGCTCAAGCGAGATGAAAAATTCTTCGTCAGATTTGCAATATTCCATAAACGAAAAGTTTATTAAAGCACATCAGAATGATTTAACAGAAGATaaagatgataaaaattatgttaaagaaCAGATTGCAGAAAATAGTATATCCGAAACGAAACAATTTTGCGAAGAAACAATAGATTCGTCATTACGGACGAACGATAATAAAGCTATGATCGAGCGAAGTCAAGTTGAAGTGAATGCATGTAAGAACATATCGAATTCTTTGACTTCATCACTAAGTATTAATGCACGAGGTTCAATATCACGACCGACCCTGATCGACGATAGTAAACTTGTAAAAATGTCTCTTCTGACGAACCCGATGAATATAATGCAATCGAACGTTCAGCTTTTAAATAAGAGCCGtaactttttaaactttatcaCGGAAAAGTCGACAAACATCATGGAAAAGGCTCTATTGCCACAGCACCTGGCAATGAAATATAATCACATATCGAAATCTGTCGAGAGCGATGCCGCGGGATTTTGTACCGGATCTTCCTTTACTGATGTACTGACGTCTAGATTAGATACCGATTCTTCAACAATACGGAACGATACGGTCAGTTGTACAGTTATAAAACAAAATCACGAAAACGAGGATAGCTTGGATAGTGTGATAAACAATGAGGAGATAAATTCGTCTGCgtgtatgaaagaaaataagaCGTACGATAACTCTGGAGGACAGTTGTTACATAATAACGAtcttaaaagtaaagtagtatCAGACGAGAGAAAGTAtcatgtatttaaaaacaatgacaTGAGATTAGATTGTGATGTAATCAATGAGCGAGTAAGACGCGACGTATCGTCGGTAGAAACGGACGAAAATGACGAGTTGTATGATGACATGTGTAAGGAAGACTCGCTTGGTATTAATACTTTAAcagattcaaatattttaaaatgcggCTCTGAACATCCGTCATATCTCGCCCTATTAGAGGATTACACCACTTTAAAATTTAGACACTTGAAGCTACTTGAGAGAATGGAATATTTAAAGAAGTTAAATCGATCGAGTAATAATTCGTGTCAAGAGACCGAAACAAATGCAGATGCACTTATTTCGCAAGTGGAGAATTTGGAGAAGACTGTAAATAAATTAACGACCGATCTGAACGCGTCGCTAGACGCGCAGGAGACTCTGAAGAAGGAACGCGCCGTGTTTAATAGGGAGAAGGAAGATATGGTTATGAAATATGTAACTAGCGAAAAACAGTTAATTGATACACAAAG AGCGAAGGATTCTATGGAACGTAAAGTTAAAGAACTCTTAAAAGATCAGGAATTACTGCAAAACAAATTGCGACAAACGCAGGGTGAGCGCGCGAGAATATGCAATATCTTAGATGGAAAATGTCGCGAGGTAACCGATCTtcaaaaagaaatggaaagttTGAAGGAGAACGTTAAATCAAAGGAGATCAAACTAAAGTGGACACAGACGAAACTTAAAACCGAAATGGAGTCGCAAAAGGATACTCAACAAAAATTAGACAAAGCTCtg ATGAAAATAAACGATATGAAAGAGGAGTGTGAGCAGATACGCCGTGAAACGCAGGAGTCGTTTCGTAAATTTCAGCAATCCGAAGAGAATAAAGCTGTAACATTGGACCAGCAGCTGAAAGAACATCAGGCGCGTTTGATTTTGGAGAGGCACGTTACGGAGGACAAGGAGACGCTGAGGCTTCAGTTGCAAAAGGAGCTAGAAACACTAAAGTCCaagcagcaaaatttaattgaagaaaataagaAGCTTATTCTAAAGGTACAAGAGTCTGAGAAAATTCGATTAAATCATGAAAATGATTTGAGTGATTTGAGAATCATCGCAGATCAACGTCAGCAACAAATCGCCGAGTTATTAGACAAAGTCTCTCAGtttgaaacattaaaattacaattgcaaCA TAAAGAAGAGCGTGTAGTATCGACTGAAGCAAAATTGCAGCAATTGCAATCGATTAATGAGGAACTACAATCTGACATGCAGGCGTGTCGCCAGAAGGAGGCGGATATGTTAGACTTTACACAAAAGCTGACGGACAAAAATGTGCGTCTTCAGTCGGAGTTTATCGCGATTCAAACGAAAACAAGTCATCTTGAATCCGAGCAAGGACCGCTACGTGACTGCATTAACCAATTAACTAGTAGAGTGAAAACTTTGGAGGAAGAGTTAATGCAAGAACGAAAAAAACGGAGAGAAGAATGCGAAATTTTAGCTAAACATGTCGCAGAGCAGACTCAACTCGCGCAGAATTTGGCTCAGAAGCTGGAAGACAGTCAGGGTGAGAATGCAGTATTAAAGAGGAAAGACCAAACTTTTATAAAGGAAATGACACGGGAATTGCAACAGTGtcgtaaaaaattggaaatgtaCGAATCTACATCTCCTAGTAATTCATTGGATATTGCATCCAGGACTGGATCTAACACTTCCCTAGCAG gtGATACACCGAACGATGCCTTATCAGATAACAACGCTAATAATGATCAAATCAATTGTATAGAACTTAATAAGCAAGTACTAATGGATCGCATCATCAAACTGcaagatataaatgtaaaaagggCTGAAAAGttggattttttaaaagaacacACACAGACATTAGTCGAAGACatacagaaaaaagaaaaaataatacaatattatattttacatcaaAACTTTGGGGCTTTAACGTGTAATGAAAGAGACAGATACAag CATATCAAAAGCAGAAGGGATAGA GCAGAATTAGGACGACGCGGAGGTATAATGGCATCTGTTTATAATCACAGAGTTTCAGATGAAAATATGACATTAGAACTTTCTTTAGAAATAAACCAAAAGTTACAAGCGGTTCTCGAAGacgcattattaaaaaacattattttaaag GACAATATTGATACGTTAGGTAAAGAGATAGCAAACTTAACAATGCAGTATCagcaaaaacaaattaataattaa
- the LOC105195523 gene encoding coiled-coil domain-containing protein 186 isoform X1, translating into MGENSEPFGDETDLAVEYDRVDSPSRHDLRPLEREITQDSISQVKEDHRESNMFESQRDSALLGKNNREVKSNCSIDNINSCITFEEDKFITDVKLQTCQLSSSESRLSYDVEPICHSLSQCSSASLPMIPISDLYLVRNKANVFENDVHTQGDIATTCTEEETLFNRSSEMKNSSSDLQYSINEKFIKAHQNDLTEDKDDKNYVKEQIAENSISETKQFCEETIDSSLRTNDNKAMIERSQVEVNACKNISNSLTSSLSINARGSISRPTLIDDSKLVKMSLLTNPMNIMQSNVQLLNKSRNFLNFITEKSTNIMEKALLPQHLAMKYNHISKSVESDAAGFCTGSSFTDVLTSRLDTDSSTIRNDTVSCTVIKQNHENEDSLDSVINNEEINSSACMKENKTYDNSGGQLLHNNDLKSKVVSDERKYHVFKNNDMRLDCDVINERVRRDVSSVETDENDELYDDMCKEDSLGINTLTDSNILKCGSEHPSYLALLEDYTTLKFRHLKLLERMEYLKKLNRSSNNSCQETETNADALISQVENLEKTVNKLTTDLNASLDAQETLKKERAVFNREKEDMVMKYVTSEKQLIDTQRAKDSMERKVKELLKDQELLQNKLRQTQGERARICNILDGKCREVTDLQKEMESLKENVKSKEIKLKWTQTKLKTEMESQKDTQQKLDKALMKINDMKEECEQIRRETQESFRKFQQSEENKAVTLDQQLKEHQARLILERHVTEDKETLRLQLQKELETLKSKQQNLIEENKKLILKVQESEKIRLNHENDLSDLRIIADQRQQQIAELLDKVSQFETLKLQLQHKEERVVSTEAKLQQLQSINEELQSDMQACRQKEADMLDFTQKLTDKNVRLQSEFIAIQTKTSHLESEQGPLRDCINQLTSRVKTLEEELMQERKKRREECEILAKHVAEQTQLAQNLAQKLEDSQGENAVLKRKDQTFIKEMTRELQQCRKKLEMYESTSPSNSLDIASRTGSNTSLAGDTPNDALSDNNANNDQINCIELNKQVLMDRIIKLQDINVKRAEKLDFLKEHTQTLVEDIQKKEKIIQYYILHQNFGALTCNERDRYKHIKSRRDRAELGRRGGIMASVYNHRVSDENMTLELSLEINQKLQAVLEDALLKNIILKDNIDTLGKEIANLTMQYQQKQINN; encoded by the exons ATGGGCGAGAATTCGGAGCCCTTCGGGGACGAGACGGATCTCGCCGTGGAGTATGATCGGGTTGACTCGCCCTCGAGACACGACCTTCGTCCTCTTGAAAGAG AAATAACACAAGATAGTATTTCGCAAGTTAAAGAAGATCATCGTGAAAGCAACATGTTTGAAAGTCAAAGGGACTCGGCATTATTAGGGAAGAATAACCGAGAAGTGAAATCAAATTGTTCGATAGACAATATAAACTCATGCATCACTTTTGAAGAGGATAAATTCATCACTGACGTCAAACTTCAGACTTGCCAGTTGTCCAGCAGCGAGAGTCGCCTCTCGTATGACGTTGAACCTATTTGCCATTCACTCTCTCAATGTTCGAGTGCTTCTTTACCCATGATACCAATTTCGGATTTGTACTTAGTCAGAAATAAAGctaatgtatttgaaaatgatGTACATACCCAGGGCGATATAGCAACGACTTGCACCGAGGAAGAGACTCTATTCAATCGCTCAAGCGAGATGAAAAATTCTTCGTCAGATTTGCAATATTCCATAAACGAAAAGTTTATTAAAGCACATCAGAATGATTTAACAGAAGATaaagatgataaaaattatgttaaagaaCAGATTGCAGAAAATAGTATATCCGAAACGAAACAATTTTGCGAAGAAACAATAGATTCGTCATTACGGACGAACGATAATAAAGCTATGATCGAGCGAAGTCAAGTTGAAGTGAATGCATGTAAGAACATATCGAATTCTTTGACTTCATCACTAAGTATTAATGCACGAGGTTCAATATCACGACCGACCCTGATCGACGATAGTAAACTTGTAAAAATGTCTCTTCTGACGAACCCGATGAATATAATGCAATCGAACGTTCAGCTTTTAAATAAGAGCCGtaactttttaaactttatcaCGGAAAAGTCGACAAACATCATGGAAAAGGCTCTATTGCCACAGCACCTGGCAATGAAATATAATCACATATCGAAATCTGTCGAGAGCGATGCCGCGGGATTTTGTACCGGATCTTCCTTTACTGATGTACTGACGTCTAGATTAGATACCGATTCTTCAACAATACGGAACGATACGGTCAGTTGTACAGTTATAAAACAAAATCACGAAAACGAGGATAGCTTGGATAGTGTGATAAACAATGAGGAGATAAATTCGTCTGCgtgtatgaaagaaaataagaCGTACGATAACTCTGGAGGACAGTTGTTACATAATAACGAtcttaaaagtaaagtagtatCAGACGAGAGAAAGTAtcatgtatttaaaaacaatgacaTGAGATTAGATTGTGATGTAATCAATGAGCGAGTAAGACGCGACGTATCGTCGGTAGAAACGGACGAAAATGACGAGTTGTATGATGACATGTGTAAGGAAGACTCGCTTGGTATTAATACTTTAAcagattcaaatattttaaaatgcggCTCTGAACATCCGTCATATCTCGCCCTATTAGAGGATTACACCACTTTAAAATTTAGACACTTGAAGCTACTTGAGAGAATGGAATATTTAAAGAAGTTAAATCGATCGAGTAATAATTCGTGTCAAGAGACCGAAACAAATGCAGATGCACTTATTTCGCAAGTGGAGAATTTGGAGAAGACTGTAAATAAATTAACGACCGATCTGAACGCGTCGCTAGACGCGCAGGAGACTCTGAAGAAGGAACGCGCCGTGTTTAATAGGGAGAAGGAAGATATGGTTATGAAATATGTAACTAGCGAAAAACAGTTAATTGATACACAAAG AGCGAAGGATTCTATGGAACGTAAAGTTAAAGAACTCTTAAAAGATCAGGAATTACTGCAAAACAAATTGCGACAAACGCAGGGTGAGCGCGCGAGAATATGCAATATCTTAGATGGAAAATGTCGCGAGGTAACCGATCTtcaaaaagaaatggaaagttTGAAGGAGAACGTTAAATCAAAGGAGATCAAACTAAAGTGGACACAGACGAAACTTAAAACCGAAATGGAGTCGCAAAAGGATACTCAACAAAAATTAGACAAAGCTCtg ATGAAAATAAACGATATGAAAGAGGAGTGTGAGCAGATACGCCGTGAAACGCAGGAGTCGTTTCGTAAATTTCAGCAATCCGAAGAGAATAAAGCTGTAACATTGGACCAGCAGCTGAAAGAACATCAGGCGCGTTTGATTTTGGAGAGGCACGTTACGGAGGACAAGGAGACGCTGAGGCTTCAGTTGCAAAAGGAGCTAGAAACACTAAAGTCCaagcagcaaaatttaattgaagaaaataagaAGCTTATTCTAAAGGTACAAGAGTCTGAGAAAATTCGATTAAATCATGAAAATGATTTGAGTGATTTGAGAATCATCGCAGATCAACGTCAGCAACAAATCGCCGAGTTATTAGACAAAGTCTCTCAGtttgaaacattaaaattacaattgcaaCA TAAAGAAGAGCGTGTAGTATCGACTGAAGCAAAATTGCAGCAATTGCAATCGATTAATGAGGAACTACAATCTGACATGCAGGCGTGTCGCCAGAAGGAGGCGGATATGTTAGACTTTACACAAAAGCTGACGGACAAAAATGTGCGTCTTCAGTCGGAGTTTATCGCGATTCAAACGAAAACAAGTCATCTTGAATCCGAGCAAGGACCGCTACGTGACTGCATTAACCAATTAACTAGTAGAGTGAAAACTTTGGAGGAAGAGTTAATGCAAGAACGAAAAAAACGGAGAGAAGAATGCGAAATTTTAGCTAAACATGTCGCAGAGCAGACTCAACTCGCGCAGAATTTGGCTCAGAAGCTGGAAGACAGTCAGGGTGAGAATGCAGTATTAAAGAGGAAAGACCAAACTTTTATAAAGGAAATGACACGGGAATTGCAACAGTGtcgtaaaaaattggaaatgtaCGAATCTACATCTCCTAGTAATTCATTGGATATTGCATCCAGGACTGGATCTAACACTTCCCTAGCAG gtGATACACCGAACGATGCCTTATCAGATAACAACGCTAATAATGATCAAATCAATTGTATAGAACTTAATAAGCAAGTACTAATGGATCGCATCATCAAACTGcaagatataaatgtaaaaagggCTGAAAAGttggattttttaaaagaacacACACAGACATTAGTCGAAGACatacagaaaaaagaaaaaataatacaatattatattttacatcaaAACTTTGGGGCTTTAACGTGTAATGAAAGAGACAGATACAag CATATCAAAAGCAGAAGGGATAGA GCAGAATTAGGACGACGCGGAGGTATAATGGCATCTGTTTATAATCACAGAGTTTCAGATGAAAATATGACATTAGAACTTTCTTTAGAAATAAACCAAAAGTTACAAGCGGTTCTCGAAGacgcattattaaaaaacattattttaaag GACAATATTGATACGTTAGGTAAAGAGATAGCAAACTTAACAATGCAGTATCagcaaaaacaaattaataattaa